The following DNA comes from Neovison vison isolate M4711 chromosome 13, ASM_NN_V1, whole genome shotgun sequence.
GGGTGGTTGTGGACGGGGGCGCCAGCCCTCAGACAGGGACACACAGGCCCCGGGGTGTCGTCCGGGCCCCGCGCGTGCAGCACACCTGTCTCGGGGCACTGGCCTGGCGAGCCTGGGCGGGGCGTGTCCACCCTCTCGGGCGCCTCCGGCCCTCCTGCAGGTCGCGCCTCAGCGGCACGGCGTCTCCACCTGCTTGCCCAGGGGTCGTTCCGTGCCAGCCCTGTGGCAGCGGCCAGTGTCCCCAGAGTGACCCCAACCCATGCTGACCACCCATCCCTCCTTCTTGCTCCTGAGCCGTGTGTGGgacctggcgggggggggggcaagggcAGGAAGGAGCTCCCCGGCCGTGTGTTCCCGCCTCCGGCCCTGCGCTTGGCCCACCCCGCTGCAGGGCTGAGTTCCCTGTGCTCCTGCTCCGCGGCCCCCGGTGGCCAGGCCGGTCTCAGGAGCGAAAGCACAGGGGCAGCGGTGTTGCCCGCCATCCGGTGGTGGCTCTGTGGACGTCCTGGCAAGCAGCCGTGGTGtcagagcggggagcctgcgccTGGTGCCCAGGACTGGCTGGGGGAGCCCCGTGTGGCCCTGCCAGGGGAGGCCCTGGACCCCCATGTTCGTCTCAcagtgtggggaggtggggacatGGGCTGGGGGGCGCCCCACCTCCTGGGGACGGGGGGATGGGGCAGCAGCCACTGTGGGCGTCTGCAGGTGGTGTGACTGCCGGTATGTTCACGTGCGTGGACGTCTGCGTGGGGGCGTGTGTTGGCGCACACGTGCGTGTGTTGTGTGGGAGCACGTGCACCAGTCTGGGGGTGCGAGTGTGTGAGCGTGAGCGGGATGTGTGCCTGCAcaagtgtgagtgtgagtgtgagtgtgtgtgtgtgagtgtgtgtgcaccgGAAGGCATGTGCAGAGATCAGGGCGGGTGAGGACCCACAGCTCCTCGGTACCTTCCCCCACTGGGACCCCCTGCCCCATGCCCTGGGCGCCCAGTGGATGGTCTGCCTTCCCATCCGATGGCGTCCAAAGCACCGAGGCCCCTAGAGGACACAACTCTGTCCacacagaggcaggaagaggagtTGGGGGCCCTGGGACCCCAGAGCTCAGTGGCCTCATTAATTGGGGGGCTGCTTGGCTATGGATCTCCTCCTCCTAGGGTTCCCCGGCTTCTGCACCTGCACGCAGCCCTCTGAGTCCTGTCCAGGACTGGGGCAACCCTTTCCCCAGGCTGaccctcctgctgctccccacacTCCCCGTGTCCGTGCCTTGTGCTGCCGGAGACTGGTTTGGTCTCCCAAATGGGGGGCTCAGGGCCTCCAGAGGCCGTGGGTCTGGGTCTGCGTGGAGGTGTCTAGTGGGGCGGGCAGCCAGGCTCTGGGAAGGAGGAGCAGCGCCGGGCCATGGGCTCCTGCAACCTGAGGGCCCACTGCAGGTTTGGGTCTCAGGCCGGCAGGGACCTGCGCCCACACTCACCTGTGTCACCCGCACGGCTGGACGGTCGTCACGGACCTGTCTCGGGCCGGCAGAACCCGGCACCTCCCGATGTCTGTGTCTGGGGTCTTAGGGACAGCTGGGCCCTGGGAGCGGGTGGTGGGACCGCGCTGTGTGCCCCGCAGGGGACAGGGGCTGGGGGGCCCTGGGGCAGGCAGGACGGGCAGGGCCCAGGCTTCCTGAGACGGGACCCCAGGATCGCGTCTCCGGTGGTGCCTTGCTTCTCCCAGCTGCTGTCGGACGCCTCGTCTTTGTTTTAATTCTACTTCTGACGAAATTGAGAGTCATGGTTCTTCCCGTTCAGTGTATGTATTTCTCAAAGTCAGAATAAACACGAGAGTTCCTGAGCCTCGCCGGTCCCCGTCCTGCCCCCTCCGCCGTCGCCTCCTGGCTTCCCGACTCGCCCGCCGCTAACACTTAGAAACCTGCCGGCGCGTCCCTGTAGCTTCAGGAACCGACGGGGTCAGGGCCGGGCCCTCCTGCGGCCGGACCCTCACGCGTGCGCACGTCCCGGGGCTCTCCTGGCCGCGGCGCCCCAGTGCAAGGGCGGCCGTCTCAGGGTCGTCTTCCCCAGAGCCCCGGCTCACGCCGTGCGGACCCTCCGGAGACCGGCCCTCGGCTGAGAGCCCCGGGGCAGGGCTCCCCCAAGATGCGACCGGGACTCGACCGGGCTGGGCCCGAGGCCTGTGCCTGCCCCATGGGTTCGGGCACGTGACCCAAccgctctgagcctcagtttccctgccggGAGTATGAGGCAGTAACCTGCCTGTCTTCTTCAGGGGGTGAGGGTGAGAGAAGGTGGGGGGCCAGggggagggctgggcagggccGGTGTTGGCGGCAATCACCCCGGCTCCCCGAGAACCAGCTGGAGAGTCTGCGAGGGCTGGGGCTTGCCCCCCCCACTGCGGCCCTCTGGAGGCTACGGCTCCTGGAGACAGGCCCACCGGGCCCCTGCCGTGGGCTCCCCAACCCCGACCCTGGAAAACACCACCCCTGCCCTTGAGGCCCAGAAGGGAAGGCTGCCTGGTGCTCCACCTCTGCTTTAGCCGAGGAAATCCGTCCCCATGCCCCTCCTTTGGGTAAAAACCCCCAGACTGATAAAAGGGGTGGCAGTGTGTTTTAATAGAAAATCCGTGTGTCCCCGCTTAGCCGGTGGGGCTGGACACTCAGGGCCTAACCCCGGGAAGGGGCAGCAGCGCACTGGCTGTCCTGTGGACCCCTGTGTGAAGGTGGCGGGGGGAGACGGCGTCTTCCTAGCAGTCCCTCCGGGTGTCTGGCCACAGGCCTCCCTGCTTTGTTCAGCCCACCCCGCCCCGGCAGAGTCTGGAGGGGCCCTGGAGTCTGTCGCGCTGTCTCCCCACGGCCTCGCAACGCCCGCGGTGGCGTGCTGCGTGCACAGTCACGGGACGCCGAGCTTCTGCGGCGGGCGCACGGCGCAGCCTGGGGGCCCCGCACAGGGGGCCGTGCTCTGACGGTGGCGGGTCCGGGCGGAGCGAGCTCCCTCTCAGCCACCGCCAGGCAGACAGCTGAGGAGGGGGACAGCCCGTATGTCTCCCTGGAACACGAGGGGCTCCTGAGGCCTCGGGGCCCCGAGCAGTGGTGGTCAGGCCGGCTCAGAGGTTGGCGCCCCAACGGCACCAACAAGGGGAGACCCCAGGCCCCCGGCCCGTGTGTAGCGTCAGGAGGGAGGACACACCCAGCGGCCAGACCCACCTGTCTCCACGGGGTTTTGAAGTCCAGGCCCCGCAAGCCCCAAGCAGCAAAGGCCCGTGTCCTCTCTGAGGGACCCCACGGATACAGGGCCGGTGTCCCTATCGAGGGCTTCTGTGTGGCCACATCCGGGCCTGGCCCAAGGGTGCGGAGAGGGAGGGCCTGGGGGGCTCTGGGAGACCAAAGCATGTGTGGATTCTCTTTATGATAAAACCACGcagtggagcccgatgtgggcgtCAAGAGGGACGGCCTGTCGGGACCCCTGCCCGCCCCCACTCGGCAGGTTGCAGGCCTGGAGGGGAGCCCGGCCTCGTCAGAGCTGCAGCAGGCCGCGCCAGCAGGAGAGGGCCGTGTGCCTCAGGTACAGGAGCCGGGCCCGCAGGTCGTCAAGGGCCAGCGCCACAGGCTTGGCTCGGCCACAGCACAGAGccagcaccagcagcagcaggacgCACACGGACAGCCGAAGGAGCAGGGAGCCGCCTCGGGGCTGCAGCCGGCTGGGcgctggggtgggggcggagggggaCCCGATGAGCCCCTGCCCGCAGGCCTGGCCCCACAGTGGGGACCCTACggggctccctcctccctgcaggACTGGTGGGGAGGCTGCAGACAGAGCACGCTTCACCCCAAGTGTGGGCTCCCTTGGCGCGGGGATCCCTGGGGTGTCTCGCATGGATCCCACGGGCAGTGGGACACCCCGTCCTTGCCTGGGCCTCTGCCAGTGTTGGGTGGGTCCCGAAGAGCCTCCCGTCGGCTCTGCCCCAGCACCCTCCCTGGGGGAAAGGGTACAGGGGAGTGACCCCAGAGGGGCACAGTGTGTCGGGTCCTGGCTAAGAGAGTGACCTtgccagggtggggggtggggccctGCTGGAGGGCCTGGGGTGTGCGAGGGTTCAGACTCACCCCTGGCGGTGGTGGTGGCCGTGGTGGTCTCCCTGCCGGCGATGTCTGGGAAGGAGAACAGAGGGTGGGCTCGGGCAGGGAGGGCCTCCCCGGGGTGCACGCTGCCTCCGCCGGCCCAGTGTCCTCAGGACCCCGCATCTCACAGCCACCCCGCAAAGCTCCCGGAGTTGGGCCGAATCAGGTACAGCCACCTCGTGTCACAGGTGGAAGGTCCACGCACCCCCGCCCAGCTCCCCCACACGTCAGCCAGGGGTCCCCCCGGCCTCCCGGCTTCAGGCTCCGGCTGCCCGAACTCGGGAGCCCGAGAGGCTGCTCTCAGCCTGTGCGAGTGTGGGGTGCGGTGACCCCGTGGTGGCTCAGGGGGGCTGCGGGGGTCCTGGGGCGGGACCGTAGGGCTGGCACTGGGAGAGGGCCAGGCAGGACTCTCGCTCCTGTCCATCCCCCACAGTGCCCTGGGGAGGCCCAGGCCAACCCCTGGTCCACCTGGGCCCCGATTCCCCGCCCGCTGAGTCTCTGTCTGCAGGGCTGCTGGGAAGCTCCCGGGGAGTGTGGAGCTGAGCTTGTGGGGGCGAGTGCTGGGCCCCGGAGGGACGGGCGCAGAGAGCAGGTGTGAGGAGTCCCATGAGCGGCGCAGGGCCCTTGGGAGGCAAGCTGAGACCCGGATGGGATGTTTAGGGTGGGCATCCGGGGAGACATCAGCATGCGCCGCCTGTGAGTTTTACCCACCACTCGGCAGGTCTCAAGAAGCACTTGCTTGGGGGCAGTGTCAGGCCGGATCTAGGCTGCCCCCGTGATTCCGGGCCCTCTAGTGCTTCCTCCCCTTGCTTCTGCTCAGCAGAATAAGGCAAAGTGGAAGGGATTCTGCAGCTGAGGGCAAACCCCAATCAGCTGACTTTGAGTCCATCTAAACGGAGAGCAGCTTGGGTGGGCCTGGCCTCATCAGGGAAACTGGGTAAACAAGAGGGAGTGTCCGTCCGCTCCTGGTCTCGGAGGCGCAGCGCTGTGGGTTCTGTAGCTGCAAGGAAGCGAAGTCTGCAAACACCTCTGTGAGCTTGGACCAGGGCCCCGGGCCTCCGCTGGGAGGTGGTCCCGGCCCACACCTGGACGGCCACCTTGGGAGACCTGAGCAGAGGACCAGCTACACCAAGCCTAGACCCTGACCCACGGGGTCACTGTGATAATAAACGTGGGCCGCTCGAAGCTTCTGAGTCTGCGGTGACTTGTTCTGCGGTGGAGCCAGCGGATACAGGGGCCGGTCCCACGGGCAAGCCTGCGGCAGGGCCAAAGGGGCCAGGGGAGGAGAGGGCCAGTGGCGGGGaagggctctggggctgggggaaTCCGGGAGGTGGGCAGTGAAGGACGCAGGCTTGGGAGTTGCTGCGGGGCAGCGGGAGGCGTCCAGTGCTGGCGGGAGGAGTGGGCGGGGCACTGTCCACTGCCCTCCCTGTACTGGCCCTCCACGGGCGGCtcagatttgttttttcctgccGGTTCCTGTTTTCGCAACGGTTACTCTGGGTCTAGCCTGAGCCGTGGGCCTGGGTTTTACTGGGGTTCTGTCTGTGGAGACAGGACAGGGGGCAGTGGTCCCTCCCGATGGCCCCCCGTGAGGTCCTGGGCCGTGTGGCTCCCCACGCCCCGCCCCATGCCTGCTCGCCGCGCTCTGTCCTTACAGTGGACGGCCGCCTCCGGGGGCTCCCGGAACCGCACCCGCCTCGAGGTCCTCTGTGGCTCAGCCCCGTGGCCGCGGCGCTGTGGCCGGCTCCGCCTCAGGATGGAGGGGGGGCACTGCCTGTCGCCCTCctgggacaggggtgggaggcagagggaagcaggcagaagtGAGCCCCTGGGGGCTGGAGACAAGGTGCCCTGGCCAGGATCCCTGCTGCCACTGCCAGGTTTGTACAGACGCCCCGGAGTGGGGAACCCGCTGGGGGGTGCGTGCAGACCCCATGGACGGGTCCCACCTGTTGCCCCTGCCTGGTGGCCTGACCCCAGGGGCTGGTACCAACCCCGACAGGGCCCTCAGTGATGCCAGGGACGATGACGGCAACTGTGAATGTCCACCAAGGGCCGTCTTCCTGCCCGAGTCGCTACACGAAACCTCGCTGAGTCCTGAAACGCTGGGCCCCAGGTCTCCTCTGTGCCCGGGCACCACAGGGAGGCCGGGCCCTGAGCCAGGTGTGTCTGAGCTCCGTGCCGGGCTTGTGTCACACCGCGGCCACCGGAGGGGTCTGGGCGTGAGACCGGGGCGGGAGAGGGATAGAGCCTGGACCCAGGTGCCTGCGCGGGGGCTGCCCTCCcacccacgctgagtttggaacGTAGAGTTGCTAgactgctctgagcctcagtgttcccacctataaaatggggacaatagaCTGTTCCGAGCTGAGTACTCCCGTTTTGAACGGCTCCTGACTGGGAGGTCCCAGCCACACAGAGCTTGCTGCTAGCCTTCTGGGGGACATGGGACCCACCTAGTCCTGGGGTTGGGCCCAGCTCATGGCTGTCCCCTCCCCTCGGCTGGAGCTCCTGTGCCCGTGGCCTGCCGCCAGCCTGGCCATGAGCACAGAGGCTAGGTGGGGACTCAGGTCTGAAGTTGGTCCCCTTTTGCCCTGGCCTGGGCCCGTTGCAGCGGCCCCCTCACAGGCCGTCCTggtcctctctccccctcccccactcgcaGGCCCTCCTCCCCGATCTGCAAGGTGACCTCGCTGGGGAAGCCTCTGGAGTTGTTGCTGCCTTTCTCCAGAGCCTGCCATGGCTCCCGCTTCCTCTGCCTCGCTGGCACTCTCTCCGGGCCCATCCTGCCTGCCTGGGACGTGGCCTTGCTCCTCTGGGTATGACAAGTGTCCCCCACTAGGGGCCTCTAACCTCCTCTGCCAGACGGAATCTTTAAAGAGccaccagccccccccccaagtGATTTCCTCTCCTGGGAGTCCTGGGGCCAGGACAGCTCAGGCAAGGACAGGGACTGTGcctcctgcctctgctcccccttccccagccccagcgGGAGCCCTGAGGGCTGACCCTGGTGCACTTGGCCTTGGGGTCCCGGCATCAGGGCTTGTCCAGGACCCAGCCTTACCCTCCCCGCCCTGGGCATTGGCCAGCCTGGAGCGGCCTCTTCATTCTTCCTGGTGTGATGTCGCGTCTCTGGCCGGGAGCTGGGGCTCAAGCTTTGCCCTGCGGGCTTCATTTACTGGAACATGGCCctgagagaagcagagacacGCTCACTGTCCGGGCGGCACGGGTGGGAGCGGACGGAGGGCCCAGCAGCAGGGGCGGCTCTCCTGCCGGTGCTCCGAGCACCCTCGCCGGGAGCGGGTGCCCCCACCCCATCCGCTCTGGGGGCCGCGCTGGGCTCCACGCGGCTGCCGGCCGTGCCTTAGAGCCAGCCGCCGGCACGGGGCGCTCCGAACGTGTGCGCTGACCACAGCGCGCGCAGCGTGTGGAGGCGTGTCGGGGACGctctggggtggagggaaggggtgcAGGGCCAGGCGTTGTTGGCTGCGAGGGGCTGGGAAGGCTGCCCCAGAGGGTCTCCTGCTCCGGGAGGGGCTGGAGCTGGTGGGGCCCCCGGAAACTCTGGTCTCTGTCTCTCCGTCCGTCcgtccctcccctgcccaggtCTAACTTCCTTACTAGCTGTAAGGAGGTGCCCCCCCAAGTCCACCGTGAGCCTGTGACGGCCTAGCATCGTCCTTCCCAGCTGTGGCCCCTCTCGGGGGGATTCTCCTTCCCCTGGACGGTTCCTGACTTCTGagacctgccctgcccctgctgtGGGCACAGACCGCGCCCGGGGCCCGTGCAGGTGAGGCCGGGCCCTGAGCATGAGTCCTTCGAGAGCCCCCCCTTCAGCGTACATGTGGGGAAATTGAGGCCACGTGGACACGAGGGGAGTCTCTGTGCCCCGGAGAAGGAGAGGAGTTGGGGCTGGCACAGGGCCCCTGCTCCCCTTTATCCCCGGCCCAGGCTCCTCCCTGGCTCCCCGGTCTGGGTCCTTGGAGGTCAGCCCTGTCCCCTCTGCACACGGCGAACGGCAGGTTTTGTGAGGCGCGTCCCTGTCTTCTGCCGTCCAAGGACCCCACCCCATGTCCAGGGCTGAGAGCGGGGCTGAAGTGGAGGGTCCCACACGGTCCCCGCACAGGCGTCAGGGTCCCCCAAAGGGCGGGCAGCCTCAAGGGGGGAGCGGGCCCCGTGCAGCCTTCCCTGGGGAGACGGCGGGGCATGGTGTGCCTCGCCCGGCAGCGTGGGCGCTGCAGCCGTGCAGAGCCCGGAGACGGGGGCAGCGGCCCGCACCAGGCAGCTCCGGTTACTCTAAAGCGAGCCGTTTTCTCCTCCTCAGCGTCAGGTTATTATTGCAAATGGAGTCCGGGAAGGAGCCCGGAGcccagggagggggacagggcCGGGAGGGCGGCCTCCCAGGAAGGTGTGCGGGTCCCGCAGGTGAGGAGACAGGCCTGGAGAGGCGTGCGGAGGGCCCCTGCCCGGAGCCCTGCAGCGCCCGGCCCCCTCCTGGGACTGGGACGGCGTCGcgcgtgcacgcgtgtgtgtgtgtgagcacagcCGTGTGCGTGTGCAGgaatgtgcacgtgtgtgcgggCGTGTGGCTGTGAGCGTGGCTCCGTGGCTTGTGAgcatgtctgtgtgtgcgtgtgtgcgtgcgtgtgtccGCGTGGGAatgggtgtgcgtgtgtgctgTGTGCGTGTGTCCGCGTGCGTGCACACAGGTGCCGTCTGTACATGTGAGCGTGAGGGCGCGTGTGTAAGGCGAGGGCGTGTGATCACACAGCATGTGGGTGCGTGCGTGTGCATGAGTGTGTCTGAGTGTGAACGGGCCgtgcgcatgcgtgtgtgtggCGTGTGCGTGTGCCCGTGGGTGTCTCTGGCTCCGGTGCAGGCAGCCGGGTGGGTCCCACCCACTTCAGCACAGGCCCCGTGTGACCTGCGTGATCTCGGGAGGCCCCTAACTCGCTGCCTCAGTCTACTCAGCCGAAAATAGGATCACAAGCGCGACGTCGTCCGCGGGCTGGGGGGGGCAGGCACCCTGTGTGTCGGGCTCGGGGGGGGCCGGGGACAGTCACTCGGGGACAGTGGCTTTGCTCGGGCGCAGAGCCGGGGCCCGTCTGCCAGTGAGTGATGGGAGCCCCGGGCCTTCTTCAGCCCAGTGCCTTTGCCTGGGTCGTCGTCTGCTGTCGGCGGGTACCCCCCCGCCCCACTGCCCCCCGTCCgtgtccccccccccgcctagcCCAGTCTCTGCCGTCAGTCTGGCTCGGGCTCCGGCTTCCCCTTGAATGTCATTTCCTCTGAGACGGATGAAGGCCTGTGCCGACCCCCAGGACTGGCTTCAGTCCTGGGCTCTGTCTTGCTGTGGCTCAGTGACCTTTCTCAACAGCGTGACTGGCCGGGCCGTCGTCTCCCCACACACGGAACAGGAGGAGGGGACGGCCGCTCTCGGCTCCGCCTCCCggctcccccaccgcccccctgcAGCCACTGGCCGGGGCCCCTCCCCAGGCTGGACTGCCGAGGGCAGGGCCCGGCATGGGAGCGGGGAGGCCTCGGAGCCCGTGGCAGCGGACAGTGTGTAACAGGAGAGCCCTCCCTCCCCGCTCAGGCCGCTCCGGACTGATGGGTGATAAAGGGCGGAAAATAGCTCAGGCCTGGGGCCGCGGAGTGTCACCACGGCCCTCCCACCACAGGGGACACACCCCGAGGGCGAAGCGTCTCGGTCAACAGCCTCTCCTCTGCTGAGGGCACATTCTCATCCCCCCTTTCCCCGTTGTCTCTA
Coding sequences within:
- the C13H14orf180 gene encoding nutritionally-regulated adipose and cardiac enriched protein homolog; protein product: MKPAGQSLSPSSRPETRHHTRKNEEAAPGWPMPRAGREGDRQCPPSILRRSRPQRRGHGAEPQRTSRRVRFREPPEAAVHYIAGRETTTATTTARAPSRLQPRGGSLLLRLSVCVLLLLVLALCCGRAKPVALALDDLRARLLYLRHTALSCWRGLLQL